One Rosa chinensis cultivar Old Blush chromosome 3, RchiOBHm-V2, whole genome shotgun sequence DNA window includes the following coding sequences:
- the LOC112195166 gene encoding uncharacterized protein LOC112195166: protein MIDELRQAQDLWRAAMTKSKGKQKKGDFINLECYEIVKGFQQFEDIPNHSSSAGGTSRGGTERMHTQQSAPDSHVQLDIDADEVNADATPNPSVKPQGKKAAKEALRKGKKASNDSSPLTAAVETIATNQTSMMSAKEKRDEEYARHLRDQQQRDYIRLQMDMRNEAFKIQERE from the exons ATGAttgatgag CTACGTCAAGCACAAGATTTGTGGAGAGCTGCGATGACCAAAtctaaaggaaaacaaaaaaaaggtgatTTCATTAATTTAGAATGTTACGAGATTGTTAAGGGGTTTCAACAATTTGAAGACATTCCAAACCATTCCTCTTCGGCTGGAGGAACCTCCAGGGGAGGAACTGAACGGATGCACACACAACAATCCGCTCCTGATTCTCATGTCCAGTTAGACATAGATGCAGATGAGGTAAACGCCGATGCAACTCCAAATCCTTCGGTGAAGCCTCAAGGAAAGAAGGCTGCCAAAGAAGCTcttcggaaaggaaagaaagcatcTAATGATTCAAGTCCTCTGACAGCCGCTGTGGAGACTATAGcaaccaaccaaacatcaatgaTGTCTGCCAAGGAGAAACGTGATGAGGAATATGCTCGACATCTCCGTGACCAACAACAACGAGATTATATACGCTTGCAAATGGATATGCGAAACGAGGCATTCAAAATTCAAGAGAGGGAAtag
- the LOC112191975 gene encoding uncharacterized protein LOC112191975 isoform X2, which yields MVHSSTEDSLIVDFGRQELQDMVLNKDEALTRLRFRSAPLQGDDCSRIEGEHVLSIHKSPYKSHLYDAKVEKVTRVRHSTRVYCRCSFMIKWLHPDFKGQMVTVPSSSIMKLASKSINSHPTVAALLKSVKQMGLYTAPPLPIMHEDNDVEFDLNKLLGKQIEEINISANGVTNETTVDILEVVKAVDNGHVTLSKVGTSKAQVSHDQDQLKSVSNRPGNLEVNIEDEDPQAPLSSKQEEHSEHRSHISPLAARAALASLVSLTHKHIAISGTELFKSSDSNNMSIMVSSTAIKSPKNGNANSGVRTTRSTVQKGFGIQNSDLHDFTEAIELRVLTNTGRLTHLAVKEEKDISSMEIKQGLEESESAQSTGSYSSEGTDIVHESKVLRKKNDISNKAVSSPFHSESNGPKENLTSGDLEAIQDAYVQMKTCAKDTKSSVSTNMRRLTRSMVSCKDNLIVPESHAVEKENRESKKKKAVSATSHNDSTQGEESNRKHMSGAVRNSRQTEGKMSGSGDNSQGQKRKCTSLSRQEQRFSPRLRHLPQTNHAMQQLRKREMLSKCKIGTSGNL from the exons ATGGTCCACAGCTCTACTGAAGATAGCCTAATTGTCGACTTTGGGAGGCAGGAGTTACAAGATATGGTGTTGAACAAGGATGAAGCACTTACGCGTCTTCGTTTTCGTTCGGCTCCTCTTCAGGGTGACGACTGCTCTCGCATTGAAGGAGAGCATGTTCTTTCCATCCATAAATCACCATATAAGAGCCACTTATATGATGCCAAGGTGGAAAAG GTGACCAGAGTGAGACACTCTACAAGGGTCTATTGCAGATGCAGTTTTATGATTAAGTGGCTTCACCCAGACTTCAAAGGACAGATGGTCACTGTCCCCTCTAGTTCAATCATGAAACTAGCAAGCAAAAGCATCAATTCTCATCCAACTGTTGCTGCATTATTGAAATCAGTTAAGCAAATGGGTTTATATACTGCACCTCCCCTTCCAATCATGCATGAAGACAATGATGTTGAATTCGACCTCAATAAATTATTGGGAAAGCAAATAGAAGAGATCAACATTTCAGCTAATGGAGTCACAAATGAAACTACAGTAGACATATTAGAGGTGGTTAAAG CTGTTGACAATGGACATGTTACTTTGTCCAAAGTAGGCACTTCAAAAGCTCAGGTTTCTCATGACCAGGAtcaattgaaatctgttagTAACAGACCTGGTAACCTGGAAGTAAACATAGAAGATGAGGACCCACAAGCCCCTCTCTCATCCAAACAAGAAGAGCATTCAGAACACAGGTCTCATATTAGTCCTCTTGCTGCCCGTGCAGCTCTGGCCTCCCTAGTGTCGCTTACTCACAAGCATATTGCTATAAGTGGGACTGAACTTTTCAAGTCCAGTGACAGTAATAATATGTCTATTATGGTATCTTCTACTGCAATCAAATCTCCAAAAAATGGAAATGCGAACTCAGGTGTTAGAACAACTCGCTCAACAGTTCAGAAAGGTTTTGGAATTCAGAACAGTGATTTGCATGATTTTACTGAAGCCATCGAGTTAAGGGTCTTAACCAACACAGGAAGGTTGACACATTTAGCagtcaaagaagaaaaagatatatCATCTATGGAAATTAAACAAGGGTTGGAAGAAAGTGAGTCTGCTCAGAGTACAGGATCATATTCTTCTGAAGGAACTGACATTGTTCATGAAAGCAAAGTACTCAGAAAGAAGAATGATATATCAAACAAAGCAGTCTCTTCACCATTTCATTCAGAGAGTAACGGCCCTAAGGAAAATCTGACGTCTGGTGATCTTGAGGCGATTCAAGATGCATATGTTCAGATGAAGACTTGTGCTAAAGACACCAAGTCAAGTGTTTCAACCAACATGAGGAGGTTGACTCGTTCCATGGTCTCTTGTAAAGACAATTTGATAGTTCCTGAAAGCCATGCAGTGGAAAAGGAAAATCGTgaatcaaaaaagaagaaagctgTCTCTGCGACATCTCATAATGACAGTACACAAGGTGAAGAAAGTAATAGAAAGCACATGTCCGGTGCTGTCAGAAACAGTCGACAAACTGAAG GAAAAATGTCAGGCAGTGGTGACAATAGTCAAGGCCAGAAGAGGAAGTGTACTTCTTTGAGTAGGCAAGAGCAACGGTTTTCTCCACGATTAAGG
- the LOC112194149 gene encoding putative nuclease HARBI1 — MNNLWDQIRQSQDEDDEEMMATNAIVMAAVAEESGNQHRGRGSHPGRAPNEERYREDRGKGMLADYFVDRPVFKDVEFRTRYRMSLNLFQRISTDLCQYDRYFVQRSDATGKVGLLPEQKMTAALRMLAYGARADQCAEYCRMAKSTSVAALQHFTRGIVDLYSKKYLRAPTAADLRRLLTKAERRGFPGMIGSIDCMHWQWKNCPTGWAGEYSGRKQIPTIILEAVASYDTWIWHAFFRVPGACNDLNVLAKSPLFDDLTAGRAPLVQFHVNNRADNLGYYLADGIYPRWATFLKTVRNPTRPKEIEFAKAQEGYRKDVERCFGILQSWFGIIRGAARGWHKEDLRYIMLTCIILHNMIVENQRPEDSDDELESDDEEVDNMRPRIAEVWEGPTCRDFDPVGRDAHHMNGFMDRYQQIRSEQCHSNLQEDLIQHFWEFQGNRRI, encoded by the coding sequence ATGAACAATTTGTGGGATCAAATTCGACAGTCTCaggatgaggatgatgaagagatgatggCCACCAACGCCATTGTCATGGCTGCAGTCGCTGAAGAATCTGGAAACCAACACCGAGGGCGCGGTTCTCATCCGGGTCGTGCACCAAATGAGGAACGATATAGAGAAGACAGGGGCAAAGGTATGTTGGCCGACTACTTTGTCGACCGGCCAGTGTTCAAAGATGTGGAGTTCAGAACACGTTACAGGATGAGTCTCAATCTCTTCCAGCGTATATCTACTGACCTTTGCCAGTATGATCGTTACTTTGTTCAAAGGTCAGATGCTACTGGCAAAGTCGGACTTCTTCCGGAGCAGAAGATGACAGCTGCCTTGCGAATGCTTGCGTACGGTGCAAGGGCAGATCAATGTGCTGAGTATTGTAGGATGGCGAAATCCACATCCGTTGCAGCCCTTCAGCACTTCACACGAGGAATTGTTGATCTTTACTCAAAAAAATACCTCCGCGCTCCAACTGCAGCCGACCTCAGACGACTTCTTACCAAAGCTGAGAGGAGAGGTTTTCCAGGAATGATTGGGAGCATCGACTGTATGcattggcaatggaagaattgtccGACAGGTTGGGCTGGAGAATATAGTGGTAGGAAACAGATCCCCACTATCATCCTGGAAGCAGTCGCATCTTACGACACATGGATTTGGCATGCATTCTTTAGAGTGCCTGGGGCATGCAACGACCTGAACGTCTTGGCAAAGTCTCCATTGTTTGATGATCTTACCGCCGGTAGAGCACCTCTTGTCCAATTCCACGTTAACAACAGAGCTGACAATCTAGGGTACTATCTCGCCGACGGTATTTATCCTCGATGGGCGACTTTCTTGAAAACTGTTCGAAATCCTACACGCCCCAAGGAAATCGAGTTTGCAAAGGCTCAAGAGGGGTATAGGAAGGATGTAGAAAGATGCTTTGGTATATTACAGTCATGGTTTGGTATTATTCGAGGAGCTGCTCGTGGGTGGCATAAAGAGGACCTTCGATACATTATGTTGAcgtgtattatattacacaacatgattgtCGAAAATCAACGACCTGAAGATAGCGATGATGAGTTAGAGTCCGATGATGAGGAGGTTGATAATATGAGGCCCAGGATTGCTGAGGTATGGGAGGGACCAACATGTAGAGACTTTgatcctgttggtagagatgCTCATCATATGAACGGATTCATGGACCGCTACCAACAAATTAGATCTGAGCAGTGTCACTCCAACCTTCAGGAAGACCTCATTCAACACTTTTGGGAATTTCAAGGCAATAGGCGTATCTAG
- the LOC112191975 gene encoding uncharacterized protein LOC112191975 isoform X1, with product MKMDSIREAESATELEALCKQDSSWYPCQVSLSSTEDSLIVDFGRQELQDMVLNKDEALTRLRFRSAPLQGDDCSRIEGEHVLSIHKSPYKSHLYDAKVEKVTRVRHSTRVYCRCSFMIKWLHPDFKGQMVTVPSSSIMKLASKSINSHPTVAALLKSVKQMGLYTAPPLPIMHEDNDVEFDLNKLLGKQIEEINISANGVTNETTVDILEVVKAVDNGHVTLSKVGTSKAQVSHDQDQLKSVSNRPGNLEVNIEDEDPQAPLSSKQEEHSEHRSHISPLAARAALASLVSLTHKHIAISGTELFKSSDSNNMSIMVSSTAIKSPKNGNANSGVRTTRSTVQKGFGIQNSDLHDFTEAIELRVLTNTGRLTHLAVKEEKDISSMEIKQGLEESESAQSTGSYSSEGTDIVHESKVLRKKNDISNKAVSSPFHSESNGPKENLTSGDLEAIQDAYVQMKTCAKDTKSSVSTNMRRLTRSMVSCKDNLIVPESHAVEKENRESKKKKAVSATSHNDSTQGEESNRKHMSGAVRNSRQTEGKMSGSGDNSQGQKRKCTSLSRQEQRFSPRLRHLPQTNHAMQQLRKREMLSKCKIGTSGNL from the exons ATGAAAATGGACTCTATCAGAGAAGCGGAGAGTGCCACTGAACTTGAAGCCTTGTGCAAGCAGGATTCTTCTTGGTATCCCTGCCAGGTTTCCCTCAG CTCTACTGAAGATAGCCTAATTGTCGACTTTGGGAGGCAGGAGTTACAAGATATGGTGTTGAACAAGGATGAAGCACTTACGCGTCTTCGTTTTCGTTCGGCTCCTCTTCAGGGTGACGACTGCTCTCGCATTGAAGGAGAGCATGTTCTTTCCATCCATAAATCACCATATAAGAGCCACTTATATGATGCCAAGGTGGAAAAG GTGACCAGAGTGAGACACTCTACAAGGGTCTATTGCAGATGCAGTTTTATGATTAAGTGGCTTCACCCAGACTTCAAAGGACAGATGGTCACTGTCCCCTCTAGTTCAATCATGAAACTAGCAAGCAAAAGCATCAATTCTCATCCAACTGTTGCTGCATTATTGAAATCAGTTAAGCAAATGGGTTTATATACTGCACCTCCCCTTCCAATCATGCATGAAGACAATGATGTTGAATTCGACCTCAATAAATTATTGGGAAAGCAAATAGAAGAGATCAACATTTCAGCTAATGGAGTCACAAATGAAACTACAGTAGACATATTAGAGGTGGTTAAAG CTGTTGACAATGGACATGTTACTTTGTCCAAAGTAGGCACTTCAAAAGCTCAGGTTTCTCATGACCAGGAtcaattgaaatctgttagTAACAGACCTGGTAACCTGGAAGTAAACATAGAAGATGAGGACCCACAAGCCCCTCTCTCATCCAAACAAGAAGAGCATTCAGAACACAGGTCTCATATTAGTCCTCTTGCTGCCCGTGCAGCTCTGGCCTCCCTAGTGTCGCTTACTCACAAGCATATTGCTATAAGTGGGACTGAACTTTTCAAGTCCAGTGACAGTAATAATATGTCTATTATGGTATCTTCTACTGCAATCAAATCTCCAAAAAATGGAAATGCGAACTCAGGTGTTAGAACAACTCGCTCAACAGTTCAGAAAGGTTTTGGAATTCAGAACAGTGATTTGCATGATTTTACTGAAGCCATCGAGTTAAGGGTCTTAACCAACACAGGAAGGTTGACACATTTAGCagtcaaagaagaaaaagatatatCATCTATGGAAATTAAACAAGGGTTGGAAGAAAGTGAGTCTGCTCAGAGTACAGGATCATATTCTTCTGAAGGAACTGACATTGTTCATGAAAGCAAAGTACTCAGAAAGAAGAATGATATATCAAACAAAGCAGTCTCTTCACCATTTCATTCAGAGAGTAACGGCCCTAAGGAAAATCTGACGTCTGGTGATCTTGAGGCGATTCAAGATGCATATGTTCAGATGAAGACTTGTGCTAAAGACACCAAGTCAAGTGTTTCAACCAACATGAGGAGGTTGACTCGTTCCATGGTCTCTTGTAAAGACAATTTGATAGTTCCTGAAAGCCATGCAGTGGAAAAGGAAAATCGTgaatcaaaaaagaagaaagctgTCTCTGCGACATCTCATAATGACAGTACACAAGGTGAAGAAAGTAATAGAAAGCACATGTCCGGTGCTGTCAGAAACAGTCGACAAACTGAAG GAAAAATGTCAGGCAGTGGTGACAATAGTCAAGGCCAGAAGAGGAAGTGTACTTCTTTGAGTAGGCAAGAGCAACGGTTTTCTCCACGATTAAGG